From Thermogemmata fonticola, one genomic window encodes:
- a CDS encoding efflux RND transporter permease subunit produces the protein MAVWDICIRRPVFTTMLMLAPVIMGLASYGRLGVELFPNVDIPVVIITTTLRGASVEEMETSVTRPIEEAVNTVAGIDELRSTTREGISIVVIGFKIERDGEQAAQDVRDRISTLLPRLPTGTDPPVVEKFDLNTAPILTLVVSGGSGRDLREVTEIAKKRIKEDLESILGVGAIILVGGETRAINVQLRPADLRARGLTVEDVRRALQAQNLELPGGRIDSGTLEFGVRTLGRILSPSEFADLVIATRQTPDGGKYAIRLKDVADVEDGIEEPRGLSRLDSQKAVSLIIQKQSGANTVQVSQSVKQRLEKIRATLPPDIRVEVIRDQARFIQSSIDEVKFHLLLAALLVIGVIYLFIRDWRTTLIAATAVPSSIVAAFAFMDFMGFTLNTMTLLGLILAVGIVIDDAVVVLENIFRHMEEYGLSAREATSQATREIALAVMATTFSLVVIFAPIAFMSGLVGRFFNSYGFVVAFTILMSMVVSFTLTPMLCSRFLKPVARKETRSHSHDRGWLTSIYLAILRWSLRHRWVIVIATLGTFASTPMWFLLTGADFLPKDDQSEFEVALRLPPGTSLDQADRICQEIEQKLRQVRGVESIFTTIGPTDGKAPKGQGDVTQALIYCQMIDLRQRDFTQRDAMDEARHILAEYPDIRSAVQDVRVVSSSAFKNAQLDFSLTGPDSRQLEEYAEQIVRWMRSRPDLFCDIDTNAATRNPELQVRINRDRAADLGIDIRSIATTLNLLVGGEPVSKYKEGSEQYDIWLRAAPAYRDRPALLEELTVPTADGRLVELRNIATIEAEPGPAAIERFRRQRQIAIQANFPRGVNLGQALTEMRAFLDSLNLPPEYRYEFLGDAQLMADSNTNFAIAFILAFVFMYMILAAQFESFVHPITILLAVPLTIPFALISLWMLGTPLDVYAMIGMFMLFGIVKKNGILQIDYTNHLREQGLERDAAILQANAVRLRPILMTTIMLVAAMIPIATGRGPGAASRASMAKVILGGQMLSLLLTLLVTPVAYSLWDDLIQWWQRGPFRWFRRLRCRKSHQTLAAVTADSSELAAVGEADLPLSASPPSPPKAGTDETPSVSAIRAVGAGDVPKSRHGTAGKSQADTQEITLGAQE, from the coding sequence ATGGCAGTTTGGGATATTTGCATACGCCGCCCGGTGTTCACCACCATGCTGATGCTCGCCCCGGTGATTATGGGGTTGGCATCCTATGGCCGCTTGGGTGTCGAATTGTTTCCCAACGTCGATATTCCTGTAGTCATCATCACCACCACCCTGCGGGGCGCCAGTGTCGAGGAGATGGAAACGTCCGTCACCAGGCCGATCGAAGAAGCGGTCAACACCGTGGCGGGCATCGATGAATTGCGTTCGACTACCCGCGAGGGGATATCGATTGTCGTCATTGGCTTCAAAATCGAGCGAGACGGTGAGCAGGCAGCCCAAGATGTGCGGGACCGGATTTCTACCTTGCTCCCACGGCTTCCGACAGGAACTGATCCGCCGGTCGTCGAGAAGTTTGATCTGAACACCGCTCCAATTCTCACCCTCGTGGTTTCGGGAGGATCGGGACGAGACCTGCGCGAGGTGACAGAAATTGCCAAGAAGCGGATCAAGGAAGACCTGGAATCGATCTTGGGGGTCGGTGCAATCATTTTGGTCGGTGGGGAAACACGCGCGATTAATGTGCAATTACGGCCTGCGGACCTGCGGGCGCGAGGTCTAACCGTGGAGGATGTTCGCCGGGCGTTGCAAGCCCAGAATCTGGAATTGCCCGGAGGACGGATCGACAGCGGCACCCTCGAGTTCGGCGTTCGCACCTTAGGACGCATCCTTTCACCCTCCGAATTTGCCGATCTAGTCATCGCGACCCGCCAAACCCCTGATGGGGGCAAGTATGCCATCCGCCTGAAAGATGTGGCAGATGTGGAAGACGGAATCGAGGAACCGCGAGGATTGTCACGCCTGGATAGCCAGAAAGCGGTGAGCCTGATCATTCAAAAACAGTCCGGAGCCAACACCGTTCAAGTGTCCCAGTCGGTGAAGCAACGCTTGGAGAAGATCCGGGCCACCTTGCCACCCGACATTCGCGTGGAAGTCATCCGCGATCAGGCTCGCTTCATTCAGTCCTCAATTGATGAGGTGAAGTTCCATCTTCTATTGGCAGCACTGCTCGTCATCGGTGTCATTTATCTGTTCATCCGCGATTGGCGGACCACGTTGATCGCGGCTACGGCGGTGCCCTCCAGCATCGTCGCCGCCTTCGCCTTCATGGACTTCATGGGTTTTACCCTCAACACGATGACACTGCTCGGGCTGATTCTGGCTGTGGGGATTGTGATCGATGATGCGGTGGTCGTCCTGGAAAACATCTTCCGACACATGGAGGAATACGGCCTGTCCGCGCGAGAGGCTACCAGCCAAGCCACGCGCGAGATCGCCCTCGCTGTGATGGCGACTACCTTTTCCCTTGTCGTCATCTTCGCCCCCATTGCCTTCATGAGCGGCCTGGTGGGGCGCTTCTTCAACAGCTATGGGTTTGTGGTTGCCTTTACCATTCTCATGAGCATGGTCGTCAGTTTTACGCTGACGCCGATGCTCTGTTCCCGCTTCCTCAAGCCGGTAGCTCGGAAAGAGACTCGCTCGCACTCCCATGACCGCGGCTGGCTGACAAGCATCTATCTGGCCATACTCCGCTGGTCGCTGCGCCATCGATGGGTAATTGTCATAGCCACTTTAGGCACCTTTGCTAGTACGCCCATGTGGTTTCTCCTGACAGGGGCCGATTTTCTTCCGAAGGATGACCAAAGCGAATTCGAGGTGGCCTTGCGGTTACCGCCCGGAACATCACTGGACCAAGCCGACCGCATCTGTCAGGAGATCGAACAAAAGTTGCGTCAGGTCCGCGGAGTGGAGAGCATCTTCACGACCATCGGACCGACAGATGGCAAAGCTCCCAAGGGGCAAGGGGATGTCACTCAAGCTCTCATCTACTGCCAGATGATCGACCTGCGTCAGCGGGATTTCACCCAACGAGATGCGATGGACGAAGCGCGCCACATTCTGGCCGAGTATCCCGACATCCGCTCGGCGGTCCAGGATGTACGCGTTGTCAGTTCCAGTGCCTTCAAGAATGCCCAATTGGACTTTAGCCTCACGGGGCCTGACTCACGCCAACTGGAAGAGTATGCCGAGCAGATCGTGCGCTGGATGCGTTCTCGCCCCGATCTGTTCTGCGATATTGACACCAATGCCGCTACACGCAACCCGGAGTTGCAGGTCCGGATCAACCGGGATCGCGCTGCGGACTTGGGGATTGATATTCGGAGCATAGCTACGACCCTCAATTTGCTGGTCGGCGGCGAGCCTGTCAGCAAGTACAAGGAAGGAAGCGAGCAGTACGACATCTGGCTGCGAGCGGCGCCAGCCTATCGGGACCGCCCCGCTTTGCTCGAAGAATTGACCGTTCCCACTGCCGATGGGCGTCTGGTCGAGCTACGGAACATCGCCACGATCGAAGCAGAACCAGGACCGGCGGCTATCGAACGTTTCAGACGGCAGCGGCAGATTGCCATCCAAGCCAACTTCCCCCGCGGCGTGAACCTCGGACAAGCCTTGACGGAAATGCGAGCCTTTTTGGACAGTCTCAATCTGCCGCCGGAATATCGCTACGAATTCCTAGGCGATGCCCAATTGATGGCCGACTCGAATACCAATTTCGCCATTGCGTTCATCTTGGCCTTCGTGTTCATGTACATGATTCTGGCTGCGCAGTTTGAAAGCTTCGTCCATCCGATCACGATTCTGCTGGCGGTGCCTCTGACCATACCGTTTGCTCTGATTTCTTTGTGGATGTTGGGCACGCCGTTGGATGTCTATGCCATGATCGGCATGTTCATGCTCTTTGGGATCGTCAAGAAAAATGGCATCTTGCAGATCGATTACACCAACCATCTGCGGGAGCAGGGGCTGGAACGCGATGCGGCGATTCTCCAAGCTAACGCCGTTCGGTTGCGTCCGATCCTGATGACGACGATCATGCTCGTAGCGGCGATGATACCGATTGCCACGGGTCGGGGGCCGGGAGCAGCTTCCCGTGCCAGCATGGCCAAGGTAATCCTTGGCGGCCAGATGCTGTCTCTCCTCTTGACCTTGCTGGTGACTCCGGTGGCCTATTCTCTGTGGGATGACTTGATCCAATGGTGGCAGCGCGGTCCTTTCCGTTGGTTCCGCCGCCTGCGTTGCAGAAAATCGCACCAAACCCTGGCGGCCGTTACGGCGGATAGCTCCGAGTTGGCCGCGGTCGGGGAGGCTGACCTTCCACTTTCGGCCAGTCCTCCTTCTCCTCCAAAGGCGGGAACAGATGAGACGCCAAGCGTGTCCGCGATCCGAGCAGTTGGAGCGGGGGATGTTCCAAAGTCGCGCCATGGTACAGCGGGCAAAAGCCAAGCTGATACTCAGGAAATCACCCTCGGTGCCCAGGAGTGA
- a CDS encoding protein kinase domain-containing protein, with the protein MPSDSIIGFLQQVRSQRLLFPEQIEQLVQEPDWPQEGLERLCQYLLERGILTRYQAEALLQGRGQELNLGGYPVLEEIGPCTGGMVYKVLHPTLRLPLLLRRLKADEASLGEPVEAFFERVRQWGMWQHPHVAAALDVGRTDDDIYIVLDPLGDHADVETLTGELGGPMPGPVFREMARALASVLRSLHEQGGTHGRICPAHLVLGPLREKVRPDGTRSRRPASDATIKLTELGLLPRLPPVRQQPPPRRYLAYLPPEFFDDPTPTPAADVYALGATLYFLLTARPPFKGDDPVALMEAIAQTPLKPLSRLRPDIPTEISALVERMLAREPGQRPTAAEVEQGLATETSVPSRSGSLPLAEDLPESAPLAESVSSRHLPVAVPVQSSSVSPEPAADWSEAWSSHMAASAATEPPQRRARPITDEERARSRRMLLLGGVLHLTAVTLLLLWIFGAFTSSPEPEPTPPQKKENKIPPKTRPRSPQVG; encoded by the coding sequence ATGCCCTCGGATTCAATCATCGGGTTTTTGCAGCAGGTTCGATCCCAGCGTCTGTTGTTTCCCGAACAAATTGAGCAGTTGGTGCAGGAGCCAGATTGGCCGCAGGAAGGACTGGAACGATTGTGCCAATACTTGCTGGAGCGCGGCATATTGACCCGTTACCAGGCGGAAGCGTTACTCCAGGGACGGGGCCAAGAGTTGAATCTGGGCGGTTATCCCGTGCTGGAGGAGATCGGTCCATGTACAGGCGGTATGGTGTACAAGGTTCTACATCCTACCCTGCGGCTTCCATTGCTACTGCGGCGGCTGAAGGCAGACGAGGCTTCGCTGGGAGAACCTGTGGAGGCTTTCTTCGAGCGCGTGCGGCAATGGGGCATGTGGCAGCATCCTCACGTGGCGGCCGCCCTTGATGTGGGGCGCACGGACGACGACATTTACATCGTATTGGACCCACTGGGTGACCATGCCGATGTCGAAACTCTGACAGGGGAGCTAGGCGGGCCGATGCCCGGTCCAGTATTCCGGGAAATGGCGCGTGCTCTGGCCTCTGTCTTGCGGAGCTTACATGAACAAGGGGGGACGCATGGACGGATATGCCCTGCCCATCTCGTTCTGGGTCCGCTCCGCGAAAAGGTTCGACCGGATGGCACGCGCAGCCGCCGACCTGCTTCCGATGCGACTATCAAACTGACGGAATTGGGGCTGCTACCCCGCTTGCCTCCCGTCCGTCAGCAGCCACCTCCCCGGCGATACTTGGCCTACTTGCCGCCGGAGTTTTTCGACGATCCGACGCCCACCCCAGCCGCCGATGTTTACGCTCTCGGTGCTACCCTTTACTTCCTTCTGACCGCCCGGCCGCCATTCAAAGGGGATGACCCTGTTGCCCTGATGGAAGCGATTGCCCAGACTCCCCTCAAGCCGCTCTCCCGCCTTCGCCCCGACATCCCCACAGAAATCTCGGCGTTAGTGGAACGGATGTTAGCTCGTGAACCGGGCCAACGGCCTACCGCAGCCGAAGTCGAACAGGGTCTGGCCACGGAGACCAGCGTTCCTTCCCGATCAGGGAGTTTGCCCCTGGCGGAGGATCTGCCAGAATCAGCGCCGCTGGCGGAATCTGTCTCGTCCCGGCATTTACCGGTGGCTGTGCCTGTCCAATCCTCCTCGGTAAGTCCCGAACCTGCCGCGGATTGGAGCGAGGCCTGGTCCAGTCATATGGCTGCCAGTGCGGCTACAGAACCTCCCCAACGCCGGGCCCGCCCCATCACCGACGAAGAACGCGCTCGGTCCCGGCGCATGCTCCTACTGGGCGGAGTGCTCCACCTTACTGCCGTGACTCTCCTGTTGCTCTGGATCTTTGGAGCCTTTACCAGCAGTCCGGAACCGGAACCTACTCCGCCTCAGAAAAAGGAGAACAAGATTCCTCCCAAAACCCGGCCTCGCAGTCCCCAAGTGGGTTGA
- a CDS encoding sugar phosphate isomerase/epimerase family protein, producing the protein MPMFPCLSQLTTLPQSFGEDVDLASDIGCPSLEVWLTKLEQHLEGHTLAETRHLIQDRGIRLVAAAGQGGLFHRDETARRSHWELFRRRLELCQALNIPLMIVSLDLPTPWQRSDWPGFCEQLQRAADWADAFQVRLALEFQADSPFCNCLDTALSVLASFPARNLGLCLDWFHFFKGPSKTEDLLRLPPHQLHHVQICDVAGLPRELWSDSDRILPGEGDLPLTSLFQHLQRLNYAGAISVEVTNPELWRGPPAQLMRLAWLALARCWQMSGLPPWETPAQSSYSPEFPPFPH; encoded by the coding sequence ATGCCTATGTTCCCCTGTCTGTCGCAACTGACGACCTTGCCGCAATCGTTCGGGGAGGATGTCGATCTCGCCAGTGATATCGGGTGTCCATCTCTGGAGGTTTGGCTGACCAAACTGGAACAGCATCTGGAAGGGCACACACTGGCGGAAACCCGTCATCTGATCCAAGATCGAGGAATTCGCCTGGTAGCCGCCGCCGGGCAGGGAGGATTATTCCACCGGGATGAGACGGCTCGCCGGAGCCATTGGGAGCTTTTTCGCCGCCGATTGGAACTCTGCCAGGCTTTGAATATCCCACTGATGATTGTATCCCTCGATCTTCCGACTCCCTGGCAGCGGTCGGACTGGCCCGGTTTTTGCGAGCAGTTGCAGCGTGCTGCAGACTGGGCGGACGCATTCCAGGTCAGGCTGGCTCTGGAGTTCCAGGCGGACTCCCCTTTCTGCAACTGTTTGGACACAGCCTTGTCAGTTCTAGCTTCTTTCCCTGCGCGAAATCTGGGCTTGTGTCTGGACTGGTTCCACTTTTTCAAAGGACCGAGCAAGACCGAAGACCTGCTCCGACTACCCCCCCACCAACTGCACCATGTTCAGATTTGCGATGTGGCGGGATTGCCGCGCGAGTTGTGGTCCGACTCCGACCGCATTCTTCCCGGAGAAGGTGACCTACCTTTGACATCGCTATTCCAGCATCTCCAACGGCTGAACTATGCCGGGGCCATCAGTGTCGAAGTGACCAATCCGGAACTCTGGCGCGGTCCGCCTGCTCAGCTCATGCGTTTGGCTTGGTTAGCACTGGCACGCTGCTGGCAAATGTCCGGCCTTCCCCCGTGGGAGACACCAGCTCAGTCTTCGTATTCCCCTGAGTTTCCGCCTTTCCCCCACTAA